One Bubalus bubalis isolate 160015118507 breed Murrah chromosome 10, NDDB_SH_1, whole genome shotgun sequence genomic window carries:
- the TMEM200A gene encoding transmembrane protein 200A, whose translation MIATGGVITGLAALKRQDSARSQHHVNLSPSPAAQEKKPVRRRPRADVVVVRGKIRLYSPSGFFLILGVLISIVGIAMAVLGYWPQKEHFIDAETTLSTNETQVIRNQGGVVVRFFEQHLHSDKMKMLGPFTMGIGIFIFICANAILHENRDKETKIIHMRDIYSTVIDIHTLRIKEQKHMNGIYTGLMGETEVKQNGNSCASRLAANTIASFSGFRSSFRMDSSVEEDELVVNESKSFGHLVPPLLSDSSASVCGLYPPPSKTTDDKTSGPKKCETKSIVSSSISAFTLPVIKLNNCVIDEPSVDNITEDADNLKSRSRNLSMDSLMVPLPNPSQPFQPVSLMLPRNNSVGESLSSQYKSSVALGPGAGQLLSPGAARRQFGSNTSLHLLSSHSKSLDLERGHSTLTVQAEQRKHPSWPRLDRSNSKGYVKLENKEDPMERLLVPQAAIKKDFTNKEKLLMISRSHNNLSFEHDEFLSNNLKRGTSETRF comes from the coding sequence ATGATAGCAACTGGTGGAGTGATAACTGGCCTGGCCGCCTTGAAAAGGCAAGACTCTGCCAGATCACAGCATCATGTCAACCTTAGCCCGTCGCCTGCTGCCCAGGAGAAGAAACCAGTCAGGCGTCGACCTCGGGCTGATGTTGTGGTTGTTCGAGGCAAAATCCGGCTTTATTCCCCATCTggttttttcctcattttaggAGTCCTTATCTCCATTGTAGGAATCGCAATGGCAGTCCTTGGATATTGGCctcaaaaagaacattttatcGATGCTGAGACGACATTGTCAACAAACGAAACTCAGGTCATCCGGAACCAAGGCGGTGTAGTGGTTCGCTTCTTTGAGCAACATTTGCATTctgataaaatgaaaatgcttgGCCCTTTCACAATGGGGAttggcattttcattttcatttgtgctAACGCCATTCTTCACGAGAACCGTGACAAAGAAACCAAAATCATACACATGAGGGACATCTACTCCACAGTCATCGACATCCACACTCTGAGAATCAAGGAGCAAAAACACATGAATGGCATCTACACTGGTTTAATGGGAGAAACGGAAGTAAAGCAGAATGGGAACTCCTGTGCTTCAAGACTGGCAGCAAATACCATTGCTTCTTTTTCAGGTTTCAGGAGCAGTTTTCGGATGGACAGCTCTGTCGAGGAGGATGAGCTTGTGGTGAATGAAAGTAAGAGTTTTGGGCATCTTGTGCCACCTTTGCTGTCTGACAGCTCTGCCTCTGTTTGTGGCCTCTATCCGCCTCCTTCCAAGACAACTGATGATAAAACCAGTGGCCCTAAGAAATGTGAAACCAAGTCAATTGTGTCATCGTCCATCAGCGCTTTTACATTACCTGTGATCAAACTTAATAATTGTGTGATTGATGAGCCCAGTGTAGATAACATCACTGAGGATGCTGATAACCTCAAAAGTAGGTCAAGGAATTTGTCAATGGACTCCCTTATGGTCCCTTTGCCCAATCCCAGTCAGCCCTTCCAGCCAGTCAGTCTGATGCTCCCAAGGAATAATTCCGTTGGGGAGTCATTGTCAAGTCAGTACAAGTCCTCTGTGGCCCTTGGACCTGGAGCTGGACAGCTCTTGTCTCCTGGGGCTGCTAGAAGACAGTTTGGTTCCAACACATCCTTGCATTTGCTCTCATCACACTCAAAATCCTTAGACTTAGAGCGGGGTCACTCCACATTAACCGTTCAGGCAGAACAACGAAAACATCCAAGCTGGCCTCGGTTGGATCGAAGCAACAGCAAAGGATATGTGAAACTGGAGAACAAAGAGGACCCAATGGAGAGGCTGCTTGTGCCCCAGGCTGCAATCAAGAAAGACTTTACTAATAAGGAGAAGCTTCTTATGATCTCAAGATCTCACAATAATTTGAGTTTTGAACATGATGAGTTTTTGAGTAACAACTTGAAGCGGGGAACTTCTGAAACAAGGTTTTAA